A part of Saliniradius amylolyticus genomic DNA contains:
- a CDS encoding c-type cytochrome has translation MIRQSLIIILSTTLFNACTPGPDSPRGFSLPEGSAERGEQVFIKYQCLACHKLDGYDDSQYDSSLERKVRLGGNTDRVKTYAELLTSVINPSHKIARGYRKDSILDESGQSLMRNYNDVMTVSELVDLVAFLQPKYELQPFKRTPYPTYLP, from the coding sequence ATGATCCGACAGAGCTTGATTATTATTCTCAGCACAACCCTCTTCAACGCCTGCACGCCCGGTCCCGACAGTCCAAGAGGATTTAGTCTGCCAGAAGGTAGTGCCGAGCGAGGTGAGCAAGTCTTTATTAAGTACCAGTGTCTGGCCTGTCATAAACTGGACGGCTATGACGACAGCCAATACGACTCTTCGTTAGAAAGGAAGGTCCGCTTAGGCGGCAACACCGACCGGGTCAAGACCTATGCAGAGCTATTAACTTCGGTAATTAATCCATCCCATAAAATCGCCCGCGGCTATCGCAAAGACAGCATTCTCGATGAAAGTGGGCAATCACTAATGCGAAATTATAATGATGTCATGACCGTCAGCGAGTTGGTGGATTTGGTGGCCTTTTTGCAGCCCAAGTATGAGCTACAACCGTTTAAGCGCACCCCCTATCCCACTTACTTGCCTTAG